In Phragmites australis chromosome 16, lpPhrAust1.1, whole genome shotgun sequence, one DNA window encodes the following:
- the LOC133894827 gene encoding indole-2-monooxygenase-like, with the protein MHMAQAVLHELLHGEAAVPRGAFFFLVSLFSLVLLPILLRHFAASTASARDDKLLSKLPSPPNKLPVIGHLHLMGALPHVSLAALAAKHGPDLMLLRLGAVPTVVASSPRAAEAVLRTHDHVFASRPRSMVADIIVYGASDSCYAPYGEHFRKVRKLVTMHLLNSKKVQSYRPVREEEVRLVMGKLATAAVARAVVDMSELLHSFANDLICRAVSGKFFREEGRNNLFRELIDTNAALLGGFNLEDYFPRLARLELLSKVICAKAKKIGKRWDQLLDKLIDDHVRRAVRREDDAEQEDSDFIDVLLSLQEEYGLTRDHMKAILIDMFEAGTDTSYLVLEVAMAELMQKPHLMSKLQDEVRRSVPKGQEMVTEDDLASMTFLKAVIKETLRLHPPAPLLIPHLSIDACDIDGYTIPAGTRVIVNAWAIGRLSSCWDKADEFRPERFMDADDVDLKGKDFHYLPFGSGRRMCPGIHSAAATLEIMLANLMYSFDWELPAGVKKEDIDMTEVFGLTVHMKEKLFLVPKVP; encoded by the exons ATGCACATGGCTCAAGCAGTGCTACACGAGCTGCTCCATGGAGAAGCAGCGGTCCCACGAGGAGCATTTTTCTTCCTCGTCTCGCTCTTCTCCCTCGTGCTTCTGCCGATCCTACTCCGCCACTTTGCTGCATCAACCGCGAGCGCGAGGGATGACAAGCTGCTGAGCAAGCTCCCTTCGCCTCCGAACAAGCTCCCCGTCATCGGCCACCTGCACCTCATGGGCGCTCTCCCCCACGTCTCCCTCGCCGCGCTCGCCGCCAAGCACGGGCCCGACCTCATGCTCCTCCGCCTCGGTGCCGTGCCCACAGTGGTCGCCTCCTCGCCACGCGCCGCCGAGGCCGTCCTCCGCACGCACGACCACGTCTTCGCGTCGCGGCCCCGGTCCATGGTCGCCGACATCATCGTCTACGGGGCCTCGGACTCGTGCTACGCGCCCTACGGCGAGCACTTCCGCAAGGTCAGGAAGCTCGTCACCATGCACCTgctcaactccaagaaggtgcAGTCCTACCGCCCggtgcgggaggaggaggtgcggcTGGTCATGGGCAAGCTCGCCACGGCGGCGGTCGCGCGCGCCGTCGTGGACATGAGCGAGCTGCTGCACTCCTTCGCCAACGACCTCATCTGCCGCGCGGTCTCCGGCAAATTTTTCCGGGAGGAAGGCCGGAACAACCTGTTCCGGGAGCTCATCGACACCAACGCCGCGCTCTTGGGAGGCTTCAACCTTGAGGACTACTTCCCGAGGTTGGCGAGGCTGGAGCTGCTCAGCAAGGTCATCTGTGCCAAGGCCAAGAAAATCGGCAAGAGGTGGGACCAGCTGCTTGACAAGCTCATCGACGACCATGTACGCAGGGCGGTGCGCCGTGAGGACGACGCGGAGCAAGAAGACAGCGACTTCATCGACGTTCTGCTCTCCCTTCAGGAGGAGTATGGTCTCACCAGGGACCATATGAAGGCCATCTTGATA GACATGTTCGAAGCTGGTACCGACACGTCGTATCTGGTTCTAGAGGTCGCCATGGCTGAGCTCATGCAGAAGCCGCACCTCATGTCAAAGCTACAAGACGAGGTGAGGAGAAGCGTACCGAAGGGGCAAGAAATGGTTACCGAGGACGATCTTGCTAGCATGACCTTCCTGAAGGCTGTCATCAAGGAGACGCTCCGGCTGCACCCGCCTGCGCCTCTATTGATCCCACATCTCTCCATAGATGCCTGCGACATCGATGGCTACACGATCCCGGCTGGGACACGGGTCATCGTCAATGCCTGGGCAATCGGCAGGCTAAGCAGCTGCTGGGACAAGGCAGACGAGTTCCGACCAGAGAGATTCATGGATGCCGATGACGTCGATCTCAAGGGGAAAGACTTCCATTACCTGCCATTTGGGTCCGGGCGGAGGATGTGCCCAGGGATTCACTCCGCGGCAGCTACCCTTGAGATCATGCTGGCAAACCTCATGTACAGTTTCGACTGGGAGCTGCCGGCAGGGGTGAAGAAGGAGGATATTGATATGACGGAGGTGTTTGGATTGACAGTGCACATGAAGGAGAAGCTCTTCTTGGTCCCAAAGGTTCCTTAG